Proteins encoded by one window of Deinococcus radiodurans R1 = ATCC 13939 = DSM 20539:
- a CDS encoding transposase, translating into MPGWQPTQYSRAQLEERRLAALEWIERGTHRNREIAQHFGVSVHTVYTWKARLKRNGGLQATVARGASARLSATQHEQLRTLPQEGALHHGFPDDTWTTLRVTNLIGRHFDVWYHHDHVRKILRRLGFTPQMPDGRAAERNELRIASWKEQVAPELEKKGR; encoded by the coding sequence ATGCCCGGATGGCAGCCGACCCAGTATTCCCGCGCTCAGCTTGAGGAGCGCCGCTTGGCCGCGCTTGAATGGATTGAACGTGGGACGCATCGAAACCGGGAGATTGCTCAGCACTTCGGCGTGTCGGTACACACCGTGTACACCTGGAAAGCCCGCCTGAAGCGTAACGGTGGCCTTCAGGCCACCGTTGCCCGTGGCGCTTCTGCACGTCTGAGCGCGACGCAACACGAGCAGCTTCGCACCCTCCCGCAGGAAGGTGCCCTGCACCATGGCTTCCCTGATGACACCTGGACGACCCTACGCGTCACCAACCTGATTGGGCGGCACTTTGACGTGTGGTACCACCACGACCACGTGCGGAAGATTCTCAGACGCTTGGGGTTTACGCCCCAGATGCCAGATGGCCGAGCGGCCGAGCGCAACGAACTTCGGATCGCATCCTGGAAAGAACAGGTTGCACCGGAGTTGGAAAAAAAAGGTCGCTGA
- a CDS encoding IS630 family transposase produces MAERPSATNFGSHPGKNRLHRSWKKKVAEGAILVYLDEVGFSLKGVRRRTWGTRGVTPLVKLPANWEKLSTIGAITSDGRFFQNTRSGAIRSTDVTQFFRHLLRHIQGELVVVLDNAGIHRSKATQAFVGLHERLSLVFLPPYAPELNPIELVWAYVKRNALGNFCARSIVELKGRLVSAWQRLRYIELPQRLIDSNLRRDQ; encoded by the coding sequence ATGGCCGAGCGGCCGAGCGCAACGAACTTCGGATCGCATCCTGGAAAGAACAGGTTGCACCGGAGTTGGAAAAAAAAGGTCGCTGAGGGCGCAATCCTAGTGTATCTGGATGAGGTCGGCTTCTCGCTGAAAGGCGTGCGAAGGCGGACTTGGGGAACCAGGGGCGTGACGCCCCTGGTCAAGCTTCCGGCGAATTGGGAGAAGCTCTCCACCATCGGGGCAATAACCTCGGACGGACGATTCTTCCAAAACACAAGATCTGGAGCGATTCGGAGTACGGATGTCACTCAGTTCTTTCGACACCTCCTGCGGCACATCCAAGGGGAGCTTGTGGTAGTGCTGGACAACGCGGGCATTCATCGATCTAAAGCCACTCAGGCGTTCGTGGGTCTCCACGAACGCCTCTCACTGGTGTTTCTACCGCCGTACGCCCCGGAATTGAACCCGATTGAGCTGGTGTGGGCATACGTGAAGCGGAATGCGTTGGGGAATTTCTGTGCGCGTTCGATCGTTGAACTCAAAGGGCGACTGGTCAGCGCGTGGCAGCGCCTTCGGTATATCGAACTGCCTCAACGACTTATCGACTCAAATCTACGCCGCGATCAATAG
- a CDS encoding ribose-phosphate diphosphokinase: MSLPTSTTPESFMNSRRSPLLVFSGQSNRPLAQAICDNLGVPLGRSRTEKFTNDNLIVHYEESLREGDVFIVQTFSTPVSDAIMELMLMIDAAKSASAGRVTAVIPYYSYARSDKKDSPRISIAGRLVADLLQEAGADRVLTMTLHSPQVHGFFKVPVDHLSADVVLSQHFKKCVPDAHNGVVLAPDAGSIKRASQIARRLDSGLAMIDKERLSDTEVRPRALIGDVDGKTVFIVDDEISTAGSLVETVSIARSMGAKDVYVAVTHGVYSGPAIERIAALDVTQVASCNTVLVPQDKLDRAGGKLAVLDVAPLFASAIANIHTGASVSTLFT; this comes from the coding sequence TTGTCCCTGCCCACGTCCACCACCCCCGAGAGCTTCATGAATTCCCGCCGCTCGCCGCTGCTGGTGTTTTCCGGCCAGAGCAACCGTCCGCTGGCGCAGGCCATCTGCGACAACCTGGGGGTGCCGCTGGGGCGCAGCCGCACCGAGAAGTTCACCAACGACAACCTGATCGTGCACTACGAGGAGTCGCTGCGTGAGGGGGACGTGTTTATCGTCCAGACTTTTTCCACGCCGGTGAGCGACGCGATCATGGAGCTGATGCTGATGATCGACGCCGCCAAGTCGGCGAGCGCCGGGCGCGTGACCGCCGTGATTCCTTATTACTCCTACGCCCGCAGCGACAAGAAAGACAGCCCGCGCATCTCCATCGCCGGGCGGCTGGTCGCCGACCTGTTGCAGGAAGCCGGCGCCGACCGCGTGCTCACCATGACGCTGCACAGCCCGCAGGTGCACGGCTTTTTCAAGGTGCCGGTCGACCACCTCTCGGCGGACGTGGTGCTCAGCCAGCATTTCAAAAAGTGCGTGCCCGACGCCCACAACGGCGTGGTCCTCGCCCCCGACGCGGGCAGCATCAAGCGCGCCTCGCAGATTGCCCGGCGCCTGGACTCGGGCCTCGCCATGATCGATAAAGAGCGCCTCAGCGACACCGAAGTGCGCCCCCGTGCGCTGATCGGTGACGTGGACGGCAAGACCGTGTTTATCGTGGACGACGAGATCAGCACCGCCGGGTCGCTGGTCGAAACCGTGAGCATTGCCCGCAGTATGGGCGCCAAGGACGTGTACGTGGCGGTGACGCACGGCGTGTACTCCGGCCCCGCCATCGAGCGCATCGCCGCGCTGGACGTGACGCAGGTGGCGAGCTGCAACACCGTGCTGGTGCCGCAGGACAAGCTCGACCGCGCAGGCGGCAAGCTCGCGGTGCTCGACGTGGCGCCGCTCTTTGCCAGCGCGATTGCCAACATTCACACCGGGGCTTCGGTCAGCACGCTGTTTACCTGA
- a CDS encoding S8 family peptidase, which yields MRKSKKLLTLLGAALALSGASQASAGSLSPTLLQKARAGDQTPIGVIVRFNVANTAQGRALFKNLRGQLNSQIAKLGPSAGFLKQAVNSQKATQLWLDQSVYLPMTPVQARAVSQLPFVAAVFENFKVQIPRVVAMSNASAPAGTPTHLQQIGAPAAWAAGFKGQNIRIGHLDSGIDPSHPELAGKVAAFQEFNGEGDRVSSQPHDTTDHGTHTAGLLVGSKVGVAPGAKVISALVLPNNEGTFAQVIAGMQYVLDPDNNADTDDGADVVNMSLGIPGTWNEFIVPVNNMLKAGVVPVFAIGNFGPAAGSTGSPGNLPQAIGVGAVDSNGQVASFSSRGPVAWQGEISGVFTKPDIAAPGVNITSTVRNGGYQAMSGSSQASPITAGAVAVLLSAKPGASVDAIKNALFTSASNASAKNNNVGFGQISIPGALGKLGVSTGTPSQPTPPTPPAPPTTPTPPTTPTPPAPTPPAPAAKPTGPAGYTLCAVEGGRCSGARQKQVAFGTDGRWISGTSTDDTFECSVAEWGQDPYPGKTKGCFIKSGSTGGTPAPTPTPTPSQPVAPAGYTLCAVLGGTCKDATNREVAFGGAGRYLFGRSTDATFNCSVAEWGSDPAPGVQKGCFLKNR from the coding sequence ATGCGTAAGTCAAAGAAACTCCTGACCCTGCTCGGCGCAGCCCTGGCCCTGAGCGGCGCGTCGCAGGCGAGTGCCGGTAGCCTCTCTCCCACGCTGCTGCAAAAAGCGCGGGCCGGGGACCAGACGCCTATCGGCGTGATCGTGCGCTTCAACGTCGCTAATACGGCGCAGGGCCGCGCCCTGTTCAAGAACCTGCGCGGTCAGCTCAACAGCCAGATTGCCAAGCTCGGGCCGAGTGCCGGCTTTCTCAAGCAGGCGGTCAACTCGCAAAAGGCCACCCAGTTGTGGCTCGACCAGAGTGTCTACCTGCCCATGACCCCGGTGCAGGCGCGCGCCGTGTCGCAGTTGCCCTTCGTCGCCGCCGTCTTCGAGAACTTCAAGGTGCAGATTCCGCGCGTGGTCGCCATGAGCAACGCGTCGGCGCCCGCCGGCACCCCCACCCACCTCCAGCAGATCGGCGCTCCGGCTGCCTGGGCGGCGGGCTTCAAGGGCCAGAACATCCGCATCGGGCACCTCGACAGCGGGATTGACCCCTCTCACCCCGAACTTGCGGGCAAGGTGGCGGCCTTCCAGGAATTTAACGGCGAAGGCGACCGCGTGAGCAGCCAGCCGCACGACACCACCGACCACGGCACCCACACGGCGGGCCTGCTCGTCGGTTCCAAGGTGGGCGTGGCGCCGGGGGCCAAGGTCATCAGCGCCCTGGTGCTGCCCAACAACGAGGGCACCTTCGCGCAGGTGATCGCCGGGATGCAGTATGTCCTCGACCCCGACAACAACGCCGACACCGACGACGGCGCCGACGTGGTCAACATGAGCCTGGGGATTCCCGGCACCTGGAACGAGTTCATCGTGCCGGTCAACAACATGCTCAAGGCGGGCGTGGTTCCGGTGTTCGCCATCGGCAACTTCGGCCCGGCGGCGGGCAGCACCGGCAGTCCCGGCAACCTCCCGCAGGCCATCGGCGTGGGCGCGGTGGACTCGAACGGTCAGGTGGCGTCGTTCAGCAGCCGTGGCCCCGTCGCGTGGCAGGGCGAAATCAGCGGCGTCTTCACCAAGCCCGACATCGCCGCGCCCGGCGTCAACATCACCAGCACGGTCCGCAACGGCGGCTATCAGGCCATGAGCGGTTCCTCGCAGGCCAGCCCCATCACGGCGGGCGCGGTGGCGGTGCTGCTCTCGGCCAAGCCTGGCGCCAGTGTGGACGCCATCAAGAACGCTCTGTTCACCAGTGCCAGCAACGCAAGCGCCAAGAACAACAACGTGGGCTTCGGCCAGATCAGCATTCCCGGTGCCCTCGGCAAGCTTGGGGTGAGCACCGGCACGCCGTCGCAGCCCACGCCGCCGACGCCCCCTGCTCCTCCGACGACCCCCACCCCGCCGACCACGCCCACACCGCCGGCCCCCACGCCCCCCGCTCCCGCGGCCAAGCCCACCGGCCCCGCCGGCTACACGCTGTGCGCCGTGGAAGGAGGCCGCTGCTCCGGCGCCCGCCAGAAGCAGGTCGCTTTCGGGACCGATGGCCGCTGGATTTCGGGCACCAGCACCGACGACACCTTCGAGTGCTCGGTGGCCGAGTGGGGCCAGGACCCCTACCCCGGCAAGACCAAAGGCTGCTTCATCAAGTCGGGCTCGACCGGCGGCACCCCCGCGCCTACTCCGACCCCCACGCCTTCGCAGCCGGTCGCCCCAGCGGGCTACACCCTGTGCGCTGTGCTGGGCGGCACCTGCAAGGACGCGACCAACCGTGAAGTCGCCTTTGGCGGCGCGGGCCGTTACCTCTTTGGCCGCAGCACCGACGCCACCTTCAACTGCTCGGTGGCCGAGTGGGGCTCCGACCCCGCCCCCGGCGTGCAGAAGGGCTGCTTCCTGAAAAACCGCTGA
- a CDS encoding AsmA-like C-terminal region-containing protein, with protein sequence MVIPAQSFPLRVRPATASLTAGGLTYASGRWSGGLDAAYALWTGELKRAGRVRIVGDGKVLAARPSGPLNGRVGLLPTLSGEVSTDVAPLLPTLPGDLRAALRPGQLFAKVTATGATLRLERTLYQNEPLNLTAAWTGRPRAGEAACEPPRCSRIRRRGCHCAMTAGACGSAGRG encoded by the coding sequence GTGGTCATTCCGGCTCAGAGCTTCCCGCTGCGGGTGCGCCCGGCCACCGCGAGCCTCACGGCAGGCGGCCTGACCTACGCGAGCGGGCGCTGGTCGGGCGGGTTGGACGCGGCCTACGCCCTGTGGACCGGCGAGCTGAAACGGGCGGGGCGGGTCCGCATTGTGGGCGACGGCAAGGTGCTCGCGGCGCGGCCCTCTGGTCCCCTGAACGGGCGGGTCGGCCTCCTTCCTACTCTCAGCGGCGAAGTTTCGACGGACGTGGCGCCGCTGCTGCCGACCTTGCCGGGCGACCTACGCGCGGCCCTGCGTCCCGGTCAACTGTTCGCCAAGGTCACAGCCACGGGCGCCACGCTGCGCCTCGAACGGACCCTTTATCAGAACGAACCGCTCAACCTCACCGCCGCGTGGACTGGTCGGCCACGAGCGGGCGAGGCGGCGTGCGAGCCACCGCGCTGCTCTCGCATCCGCAGGCGCGGGTGCCACTGCGCTATGACCGCCGGGGCTTGCGGATCAGCGGGGCGCGGCTGA
- a CDS encoding helix-turn-helix domain-containing protein, giving the protein MTLASQFDNLPKLLKVSEVADFTGTHERTVRRWIKDGRLGAVEHPSGLRVPRRSLWRFLGLEFALSA; this is encoded by the coding sequence ATGACCCTAGCCAGCCAGTTCGACAACCTGCCCAAACTCCTTAAAGTCAGCGAGGTCGCTGACTTCACCGGCACCCACGAGCGCACCGTGCGCCGCTGGATCAAGGATGGCCGTCTGGGCGCCGTCGAGCATCCCAGCGGTCTGCGCGTGCCCCGGCGCTCGCTGTGGCGCTTCCTGGGCTTGGAATTTGCTCTGAGCGCATAA
- a CDS encoding YbaN family protein, with protein MTPPTQRTNPLWVAVGFMLTGLGFLGLILPGLPGTVFFVLAAAAFAKGDPRWEAWLLSRPVVGQMVQDYREGKGMPLRAKWIACACIVVAVSFSLTRIPVLVGQVTWVLVALFGIWYITRRVPTKRE; from the coding sequence ATGACGCCGCCGACCCAACGCACCAATCCGCTGTGGGTGGCGGTTGGTTTTATGCTGACGGGCCTGGGTTTTCTGGGCCTCATTCTGCCGGGGCTGCCCGGCACCGTGTTTTTCGTGCTCGCCGCCGCCGCCTTCGCCAAGGGCGACCCGCGCTGGGAAGCGTGGCTGCTGTCGCGCCCGGTGGTGGGCCAAATGGTGCAGGACTACCGCGAGGGCAAGGGCATGCCGCTGCGGGCCAAGTGGATTGCCTGCGCGTGCATCGTGGTGGCGGTGAGCTTTAGCCTGACGCGCATTCCAGTGCTGGTCGGACAGGTGACGTGGGTGCTGGTGGCGCTGTTCGGCATCTGGTACATCACCCGGCGGGTGCCCACCAAGCGCGAGTGA
- a CDS encoding translocation/assembly module TamB domain-containing protein, which translates to MVTGPVRFRFPLADPLAGRASVVAERIRVSARRTENGQTVTETLTGTGTLDYAARELRNINVQLAGAGTWDVRGQYTRQKVDVNARFTDTTFTPVLQLIPSLAGLDPSLKGTVVLSAAGTYDRPRGLLRAENVTGRVAGLTVQLPSFAGDLPDSGAFTAGGRLLTGGSVGSDGQIDVRGQLTLGKLSGTVATFSGLFAPQALGPLPNTTATLRQQGEQGWTLDARSRSTNPVTGAGTLTLSGALTPRWDLNLSARNYNLPVSAIYARESALTGDFRLRDSGDFVRVSGEGDFARLVLGRVDAPTTLPAAPGSTGNGAKDTFVSPLPEEYTTFPKPAAGSGQGKGTTGTGSSTSPATTPLLERFLFEDVQLRASGGIRLDENLARAEFSTPGLVVSGTAARPQVRGQIVSQRGSVFLRDNEFVITQSNVTFSGAGLYPTFTLTARGTVPSPTTRQQVPVALNVTGKFRTTDGLQGVLDLDTRLSCAEPGPQCRNPATGSEYTQAELYALVATGVPDLNNLGSNLAGLGNSALQTALNVFFLGELERTLARGLGVDVLRLTPALGTDGNVNATLTVGSYLTRELFVQYQVDLSGNGLIDATYSTPDGRFTFRVSTPLNGLDLQSVRPNFNVAYNVNPRVSFSVGLQNTAGRSASAGVAAQPESTQLRFGVTYRIGGR; encoded by the coding sequence GTGGTCACCGGGCCGGTTCGTTTCCGTTTCCCCCTCGCCGACCCGCTGGCCGGGCGCGCCTCGGTGGTCGCCGAGCGCATCCGGGTGAGCGCGCGCCGCACCGAAAACGGCCAGACCGTGACCGAAACACTCACCGGCACCGGCACCCTCGATTACGCCGCGCGCGAGCTGCGTAACATCAACGTGCAGCTCGCCGGGGCGGGCACCTGGGACGTGCGCGGGCAGTACACCCGGCAAAAGGTGGACGTGAACGCCCGCTTCACCGACACCACCTTTACCCCGGTGCTGCAACTCATTCCGTCGCTCGCGGGCCTCGACCCCAGCCTCAAGGGCACGGTGGTGCTCAGCGCGGCGGGCACCTACGACCGCCCCCGTGGCCTGCTGCGCGCCGAAAACGTGACCGGGCGGGTGGCGGGGCTGACCGTGCAGCTTCCGTCTTTTGCCGGCGACCTGCCCGACAGCGGCGCGTTCACGGCGGGCGGGCGCCTCCTGACCGGCGGCAGCGTGGGCAGCGACGGGCAAATCGATGTGCGCGGGCAGCTCACGCTCGGCAAGCTCAGCGGCACGGTGGCGACGTTCAGCGGCCTCTTCGCCCCGCAGGCCCTCGGGCCGCTGCCCAATACCACCGCCACGCTGCGCCAGCAGGGCGAGCAAGGCTGGACGCTCGACGCCCGCAGCCGCAGCACCAACCCGGTGACGGGGGCGGGCACGCTCACGCTCAGCGGCGCGCTCACCCCGCGCTGGGACCTGAACCTCAGCGCCCGCAACTACAACCTCCCGGTGTCGGCCATCTACGCCCGCGAAAGTGCGCTCACCGGCGACTTCCGCCTGCGCGACAGCGGCGACTTCGTGCGGGTGAGCGGCGAGGGCGACTTCGCCCGGCTGGTGCTGGGCCGGGTGGACGCCCCCACGACCCTGCCCGCTGCGCCCGGCAGCACGGGCAACGGGGCCAAAGACACCTTCGTCAGCCCGCTGCCCGAGGAATACACGACCTTTCCCAAGCCGGCGGCGGGCAGCGGTCAGGGGAAGGGGACGACGGGCACGGGGTCCAGCACCTCGCCGGCCACCACCCCGCTGCTCGAGCGCTTCCTGTTCGAGGACGTGCAACTGCGCGCCTCGGGCGGCATTCGCCTCGACGAGAACCTGGCGCGGGCCGAGTTCAGCACGCCGGGACTGGTCGTGTCGGGCACGGCGGCGAGGCCACAGGTGCGCGGGCAGATCGTTTCGCAGCGCGGCAGCGTGTTCCTGCGTGACAACGAATTCGTCATCACCCAGAGCAACGTGACCTTCAGCGGCGCCGGGCTGTACCCCACCTTCACCCTGACGGCGCGCGGCACGGTGCCTTCGCCCACCACCCGCCAGCAGGTGCCGGTGGCGCTCAATGTCACGGGCAAGTTCCGCACCACCGACGGGCTTCAGGGCGTCCTCGACCTCGACACCCGCCTGAGCTGCGCCGAGCCCGGCCCGCAGTGCCGCAACCCCGCAACCGGCAGCGAGTACACCCAGGCCGAGCTCTACGCCCTCGTCGCCACCGGCGTGCCGGACCTCAACAACCTCGGCAGCAACCTTGCCGGGCTGGGAAACAGCGCCCTGCAAACTGCGCTCAACGTCTTTTTCCTCGGCGAACTCGAGCGCACCCTGGCGCGCGGCCTCGGCGTGGACGTGCTGCGCCTGACCCCGGCGCTGGGCACCGACGGCAACGTGAACGCCACCCTGACCGTCGGGTCGTACCTCACCCGCGAACTGTTCGTGCAGTATCAGGTGGACCTCAGCGGCAACGGCCTGATCGACGCGACCTATTCCACGCCCGATGGCCGCTTCACCTTCCGCGTGAGCACGCCGCTCAACGGCCTCGACCTGCAAAGCGTGCGCCCCAATTTCAACGTCGCCTACAACGTCAACCCGCGCGTGAGTTTCAGCGTGGGCCTGCAAAACACCGCCGGACGCTCGGCCTCGGCGGGGGTCGCCGCGCAGCCCGAGAGCACCCAGCTCCGGTTCGGCGTGACCTACCGCATCGGGGGCCGCTGA